TCGTCGGACGGGTACCTTCCGCTCGCACACTACTGGGCGGCGCGCGGATTCGTCGTGATCCAGCCGACGTTCCTCGACTCGTGGACCCTCAACCTCGCGCCGGACGACCCGCGAAGCTCATCGATCTGGAGGTACCGCGTCGAGGACGTGAAGAACGTCCTCGACCACCTGGAGACCATCGAGGCGTCGGTTCCGGGGCTCGCAGGCCGCGTCGACCCTAGCCGAACCGCTGCCGCTGGGCACTCGTTTGGGGCGCAGACGACCGGGATGCTCCTCGGCGCACGGACGGTGCGGCCCGACGGCAGCTTGGGCGAGGTTCTGTCCGACCCTCGAATCAAGGTCGGCGTCCTGCTTTGCGCCGGCGGTCGCGGCGGCGAAGCCTTGAGCCCGCTCGCGCGCGAGCAGTTTCCGTATCTGAACCAAGTCTATTCCGAGATGACCACGCCGACCCTCGTGATCGTCGGCGACCAGGACCGCTCGCCGCTGACCGTGCTCGGGCCGGAGTGGTTCAGGGATGCGTACACCTTGAGCCCGGCTCCCAAGTCGCTCGTCACGCTGTTCGGAGGCGAGCACATGCTAGGTGGCATCTCGGGCCATCTGGTGACGGAGACGACGGACGAGAGCCCAGAGCGGGTTGCGGCGGTCCAGCGGCTCACTTGGGCGTGGCTCCGAACAGCGCTCTACCCGGCCGACCGAGCCTGGTCCGAGGCGAGTGCCGCGCTTTTGGCAGGTCCGACCCCGCAGGGTCGAGTCGAAGACAAATGACCTCCAGGCGCGAGCAGTTCCGACATCGGAACTGCTCGCGCACGGGAGTGCCTCGATGCTGCTCACGCGCTCGGATTGGCGAAGAGCGCGGCGAAGTCGCGCGCGCCGAGCTGCGTGAGGTACTGGCCGATGGCGCCCCGCAGGAGCTCCATCCGGTTCTTGATGCCCTTCGCCCGCCACGCCTCGTCCATCTTGTGGGCGACGTCGGCCTCGAGGCGCAGCGGGAGGGTCTTCACGTCGAGCGGCTCACCGGCACGCGCGCGCGTCTTGCTCGGTCCCACGTTGATGCGGCCCTTCTCGGCCTCGCGGATCTTCCAGACGAGGTAGCCACGATTGGAGCTGCCGCTCGGTCGCCGGACGACGTCGAAGTACGTCTTCCGCAGCTCCTCGAGGGTCATCGACCCCAGCCGGGACGATGCGGATTCGTTGTCCAGCCTGTTCCGCGGCTCCCGCGGACGTCCAACCTGGCGCCTCACAGCGGCGCACCGGGCCGCCGTTGCCGGTCAGG
The sequence above is drawn from the Pyxidicoccus trucidator genome and encodes:
- a CDS encoding alpha/beta hydrolase family protein, with product MKGSVEYPTAWTVDAPAPVVSVSPVVLPASKERVADLQLRISAPATGSGLPILIFAHGYRSSSDGYLPLAHYWAARGFVVIQPTFLDSWTLNLAPDDPRSSSIWRYRVEDVKNVLDHLETIEASVPGLAGRVDPSRTAAAGHSFGAQTTGMLLGARTVRPDGSLGEVLSDPRIKVGVLLCAGGRGGEALSPLAREQFPYLNQVYSEMTTPTLVIVGDQDRSPLTVLGPEWFRDAYTLSPAPKSLVTLFGGEHMLGGISGHLVTETTDESPERVAAVQRLTWAWLRTALYPADRAWSEASAALLAGPTPQGRVEDK